One Arachis hypogaea cultivar Tifrunner chromosome 18, arahy.Tifrunner.gnm2.J5K5, whole genome shotgun sequence genomic window, ATGATAGTCGTAAGAAAACTTAGACCATATGGTATAATAATTTAGATTAAGCTATATTAAACAATCAAGCAAGTATTGTGTAGCAAAACAAAGACTGTTTagccataaataaatatattagtgaAAGATTAATTAAGAGTTTAATAGAACATATCCACCATACCTAATTCTGAGGCAGGAACTCTAACATAAAGATCTTGCCCTGCATTTGGTTGAACTCTCAAGTCATTAAGATCACCAAACCACAAAGCACAACCATTGCCTTCTCCTCGAATATCCGAATTCGCATAAGCCATACAAGAACAATTCCTCAAGCACTTATCTCTGCACTCAACCGAGTTCATACTCTGATTTAAGTACCAACAATTCTCAGTATCAGGCACCTTCATCTTAACATACTTGATAAACCCGTCGCTTTCGCAATTCAGTGGCTTGTCGCGCAAGCAACCTCCTTCATAATTCAATCCGATCCATTCTTTTGGCGACTTAGGCCTATACCCTCTCAAACATTCACAATCATTTGGAGACTCAGCCATGTCACATTTCCCATTAGGACCACAAGCACCATACTCATCACAAAAATCCCTTGGCATCGAACCATACATCTTCCAAACACCTTGTGTCCACACAAGCTGCATAATCTTGTTTGTGGTTTGGTTCAACATCATTCTAGCTTTGACAGAGTTGTTAACAAGTTTGAACATGTAGTAAACTTGGTTTTCATCAGCAAAGTAGATGAACTCGAAAGCTGGGCTAggcttgtttgttggtttggcACTGTATTGAACTCCATTCCAAGGACCACTATTGTACTGCTTCATTGTTCCAATCCTCTGCATCGGTTCAGGCCAATTGGTAACATCCATAACCCAATTCAAGGTTCCTGGTGAAGGATCATTCTCATTCTTCCACGCCGTTACGCGCCAATCAAAACCAGTTCTTAAATCCTTCCCAACCTTCATTCCTGGCAAGAGTGTATCTCCAGGATAATCAAAACTTTGCCATAGATAGTTCTTCTCTTCATtctcatcattttcatctctcAGAACAAGGTTTCCTGAATCCAACAGTTGTAGAATTGGATTCTTGGGTTTTCTTGATATGCTCACAGACCATAGAacagtgttcttgtttttctgagTAAGGAGGATTGTGCTATTTGCTGTGTTGTTTATCAGCAACACAACAAAGTTGTGATTTGTGGCGGGATTTTCACGATTTGCAACCCAAACTATGGTTCTGACTGGGATGTTCTTGTACCAAATGCCAAGGTAATAATTGATGTTGGTGGAGTTATCAAGAGTGAAGAAACCAAGTTCAAAGTCTCCATTCTTGGAAACTAATGTCTGGTTTTCACTTAGAGACTGGAATTGAGTTAAGGTATCTGTTGCAGCTATGGTTTTGGagagaagaaaatagagaaaaaggtGGAAAATAATTGGTACAAAGTGGTGAAAGTTTTTCATTCTTTGCATGTTTACAATATTGTGATGTCTTTGCAGCAATGCATAAATTAAAACAGTTCAAATAGAAGAACACATGAATGAAGAACAGTGTAATAGGCtaccttttttttaattagttttattattttcccACTCTTCTTTTAATTTCCAATTTTGAATCTTTGTTTGCTAGTTACCTTTTGACTCAATCACTCAATGTTCATAATTCACAAAGCAGAGTTGAATAAATGTGAATATGGGCGTCAATGCTGACCGATATCATTATGCATTTGCATTGAGTAATGTCCTTGTCAAAAATAAACTATGGTCTTGACTTTAGGTTTAGAAATCAGAAAAATATCTGAGTTAGAAGGATAATTTAAGAACATAGTTGGATGTACCAGTTCTTATGGCGGCTCTTATTATAGATGTTTTCATTGAGTTCTGAAAAACTACGGGTGCGCATGGCCGGGTGAAACCGGATCTAATGTGactcaaattcgatctgaaatatacatcgggtctatttattagattcGAACCCggtcctaaacccgatgaaaccaatacactttcgggccacaattaaatcgggtgaaaatcgggccgttaacattacattacgttgatacattcttgtaagctagcatgtaaaaatatccaaatttccaagacacCAACCATTATTTaatatggtaaaattcacttagaaaaatacaACAAGAACCAATCATTCTTCAAAATAAAAGCATAACCACAAACCCGAGTTATgaccggacccgacccgaaataatgaccgggtctatttttgaaacccttacccgaccctaaactcgatgaaatcacaccaaattaaccCCTAAAATGTTCAGGATCGGATCGAGCCTTCAGACCCAGTCGGATCATGTGCACTCCTATGAAAAacgcttttttttttcaatcttaaAATTATTGACATATGAACACTCAATTCATCACATTTAGATTTCGGTATTACTATTacattcatgttttaatttttattttatttattttaaaataaaatttaatttcatacTGTCAGTCAAAAAGAATTTATACAAAAACAATTAATcatatattagtaaaaatatagttttaaatttattatttaaaaaatcatttaaataattttttttctttaaaaaatcatGTATTGGATGATTGTGATCAATGTATCCAGAttaaattcataatcaaattaaaataaatttttattttttttttaaaattgacaattattttcaaattaagcTATATTATTTTTCCTGCTAGATTATTAGATGAATATTATATAAGTCAATTCATATTAGTCAATCCAAATCTTTATGTGTCTTGAGCAATTCTCTTCTGATGAACCAATTTTCTAGCTGTCGTTAAATCCGTTCAAGGGTATGTAAGG contains:
- the LOC112769121 gene encoding G-type lectin S-receptor-like serine/threonine-protein kinase At4g27290, translated to MQRMKNFHHFVPIIFHLFLYFLLSKTIAATDTLTQFQSLSENQTLVSKNGDFELGFFTLDNSTNINYYLGIWYKNIPVRTIVWVANRENPATNHNFVVLLINNTANSTILLTQKNKNTVLWSVSISRKPKNPILQLLDSGNLVLRDENDENEEKNYLWQSFDYPGDTLLPGMKVGKDLRTGFDWRVTAWKNENDPSPGTLNWVMDVTNWPEPMQRIGTMKQYNSGPWNGVQYSAKPTNKPSPAFEFIYFADENQVYYMFKLVNNSVKARMMLNQTTNKIMQLVWTQGVWKMYGSMPRDFCDEYGACGPNGKCDMAESPNDCECLRGYRPKSPKEWIGLNYEGGCLRDKPLNCESDGFIKYVKMKVPDTENCWYLNQSMNSVECRDKCLRNCSCMAYANSDIRGEGNGCALWFGDLNDLRVQPNAGQDLYVRVPASELETRNGSKVKIEIAVGSTIFVVLCSLLLVLYFTCIRRRSSKAKENAAIMDSFIEEQEGHLELPLFDLSSLAKATGNFSINNKVGEGGFGPVYKGLLKNGQEIAVKRLCRGSVQGLKEFKNEIALIVKLQHRNLVKLHGCCIHNEEKMLVYEYLPNKSLDLFIFDQTRRKLLDWSKCFHMIFGIAKGLLYLHRDSRLRIIHRDLKASNVLLDSEMNPKISDFGMARILGGDQIAATTRRVVGTYGYMAPEYAIDGNFSVKSDVFSFGILLLEILSGKKNKGNHWENESTDLIGYAWDLWTEERPLEIVDDILKESCNLSEILRCIQISLLCLEQHPYDRPDMSSVIMMFGSEIPLPKPKQPALVVGEYAYQYDSANELSIEVLESR